DNA from Dokdonella koreensis DS-123:
GGCGCGATCCTCAACACGATCACCGACCCGACGCTCAAGCGCGAGTTTCGCCATGCCGGACTCTGGCACGGTGCGCTGTGGGACGAGCGCCACGAAGGCACCAACGGCATGGGCACCTGCCTGGTCGAGCGCGCGCCGGTCACCGTGCACCGCGAAGAACATTTCATGGGCTACAACATCGGCCTGTGCTGCTCGGCCGCGCCGATCTTCAACGCCCACGGCGAGGTCATGGCGGTGCTGGACACCTCCTCGGCGAGCTGCGGCGTCACGCGGCTGATCCATCGCCACACGATGGCCCTGGTCAACATGTCGGCCCGGCTGATCTCGCGCTGCCAGTTCCTGCGCGAGTTCCCGGAAGCCAACATCCTGCGCTTCCACGGCCGGCCGGAGTTCGTCGGCCTGCTGCACGAGGCGCTGCTGGCGATCGACGCCGAAGGCCTGATCCTGGCCGCCAACGACAGCGCGCTCGAGCAGCTCGGCCACAGCCACCGCAACGCGCTGGTCGGCCGCTCGGTGGAATCGGTATTCCAGTTCTCCAACGGAACGATGCAGCACCGCGCGCTGACCGAGCCCGGCACGATCTGGTCGATCCGCGACACCGAGAACGGGCGGCGCTATTTCGCCAAGGTCAGCGCGCCGCACCAGCCGGCGCGCACGGTCGCGCCGATCACCGCGCCGATCACGACACCGGTCGCCGCGGTCACGCGCATCGAGCCGGCCGGCCGCCAGGTCGGCACCGACTCGCGCATGCTGCACAACTTCCATTGCGCGCAGCAGCTGTTCGCGCGCCGTGTGTCGATCCTGCTGCAGGGCGCGACCGGCACCGGCAAGGAAGCGTTCGCCAAGGCGCTGCACAAGGCCTCGCTGCGTGCCGACAAGCCGTTCGTCGCCGTCAACTGCGGCGCGATCCCGGAGCCGCTGATCGAAAGCGAGCTGTTCGGCTACACCCGCGGCGCGTTCACCGACGCCAACCGCGAAGGGCGGCCCGGCAAGATCCTGCAGTCCAGCGGCGGCACGCTGTTCCTCGACGAGATCGGCGACATGCCGCTGCCGCTGCAGACGCGCCTGCTGCGCGTGCTCGAGGAGCAGGAGATCGTCCCGCTCGGCGGCGACAGCCCGATCCCGGTAGACCTGCACGTCATCAGCGCCAGCCACCACGACGTGCGCCAGATGTGCACCAGCGGCGATTTCCGCAGCGACCTGTACTACCGGCTCAACGGCACCACGCTCTACCTGCCGCTGCTGCGCGACCGCGAGGACAAGACCGAGCTGATCCAGTCGCTGCTGGCCGAGGAATGCCGCGACCAGGAACCGGTCAGCATCCGGCCGGACGCGCTGCGCGTCCTGCTCGAGTACAGCTGGCCGGGCAATATCCGCCAGCTGCGCAACGTGCTGCGCACCGCCGCCGCGCTGTGCGACGAGCGCGTGATCCGCCCGTCCAACCTGCCGCAGGAGCTGCTCGACGAGACCTCCGGCCACGAGCCGGCGATGCTGGCGGTGCCGGGCGGCGACGCCGCCGCGGCGCGCGCGCCACTGGATTCGGCCGAGCGGGCGGCACTGCTGCGCGAGCTCGAACGCATGCGCTGGAACATCACCCACACCGCCGATGCGCTCGGCATCAGCCGCAACACGCTCTACCGCAAGCTGCGCAAGCACGACATCCCGTTGCCGGACTGAGCGGCCGGCGCCTCGTACCACGACCGGCCCCGCCTTCCCGCATGGCAGCCCGCGTGCGTTAGCGCCTGCCGGCGCGTATCAGCCCGGCGGCCAGTGCATCGGCCGCCCGCCGAGCAGGTGCAGGTGCAGGTGGTACACGGTCTGCCCGCCGTCGCCATTGCAGTTGATCACGCAGCGATAGCCGGCCTCGGCGAAGCCTTCCGCCTTGGCATAGGCGGTCGCGGCCAGCACCAGGCGGCCGATCAGCGTCGCATCGGCGTCGCCGAGGTCGTTCAGGGTCGCCACCGGGCGCCGGGGCACGAACAGGACATGCCGCGGCGCCTGTGGATTGATGTCGCGAAAAGCCACGACGTCCGCATCCTCGTAGACGATGTCGGCCGGGATCTCGCGCCGGATGATCTTGCTGAAAAGCGTCTCGCTCATGAGGTCCTCAGGTGTCGGCCAGCAGCTGACGGCTGCCGAAGGCATGGGCCAGGGTACCGCGATCGATGAACTCCAGCTCGCCCCCGAGCGGCACCCCGTGCGCCAGGCGCGTCGCGCGGATGCCGGCGGCAGCGGCCAGCTGGGCCACCAGGTGCGCCGTCGCCTCGCCCTCGACGGTCGGGTTGGTCGCGATGATCAGCTCCTGCACCTCGCCTTCGCCCAGGCG
Protein-coding regions in this window:
- a CDS encoding sigma-54-dependent Fis family transcriptional regulator — protein: MGVSALTASHASRVLSLVNGKAKPSSQIASHVSSSWERCLTQYGIEPTRSRETVVLEAHQLRERQQSFGDLLGVARAEMESLYDQIAGSGYAVILTDAEGAILNTITDPTLKREFRHAGLWHGALWDERHEGTNGMGTCLVERAPVTVHREEHFMGYNIGLCCSAAPIFNAHGEVMAVLDTSSASCGVTRLIHRHTMALVNMSARLISRCQFLREFPEANILRFHGRPEFVGLLHEALLAIDAEGLILAANDSALEQLGHSHRNALVGRSVESVFQFSNGTMQHRALTEPGTIWSIRDTENGRRYFAKVSAPHQPARTVAPITAPITTPVAAVTRIEPAGRQVGTDSRMLHNFHCAQQLFARRVSILLQGATGTGKEAFAKALHKASLRADKPFVAVNCGAIPEPLIESELFGYTRGAFTDANREGRPGKILQSSGGTLFLDEIGDMPLPLQTRLLRVLEEQEIVPLGGDSPIPVDLHVISASHHDVRQMCTSGDFRSDLYYRLNGTTLYLPLLRDREDKTELIQSLLAEECRDQEPVSIRPDALRVLLEYSWPGNIRQLRNVLRTAAALCDERVIRPSNLPQELLDETSGHEPAMLAVPGGDAAAARAPLDSAERAALLRELERMRWNITHTADALGISRNTLYRKLRKHDIPLPD
- a CDS encoding histidine triad nucleotide-binding protein, translating into MSETLFSKIIRREIPADIVYEDADVVAFRDINPQAPRHVLFVPRRPVATLNDLGDADATLIGRLVLAATAYAKAEGFAEAGYRCVINCNGDGGQTVYHLHLHLLGGRPMHWPPG